One Peptostreptococcus equinus genomic window carries:
- the tuf gene encoding elongation factor Tu has translation MAKAKFERNKPHVNIGTIGHVDHGKTTLTAAITKTLFDKYQLGEAVDFANIDKAPEERERGITISTAHVEYETPNRHYAHVDCPGHADYVKNMITGAAQMDGAILVVAATDGPMPQTREHILLSRQVGVPYIVVFLNKCDMVDDEELLELVEMEVRELLNEYEFPGDDTPIVRGSALMALEEPGSKWSDIIVDFFEEIDEYIPAPERAVDKDFLMPVEDIFSITGRGTVATGRVERGVLKVSDEVELVGLSEQPRKVVVTGVEMFRKLLDQAEAGDNIGALLRGIQRDEIERGQVLAKPGSVHAHTKFTAEIYVLKKEEGGRHTPFFDGYRPQFYFRTTDVTGECKLPEGIEMVMPGDNVTIEVDLINSICVEEGLRFAIREGGRTVASGVVASIIE, from the coding sequence ATGGCAAAAGCTAAATTTGAAAGAAACAAGCCACATGTTAACATTGGAACAATAGGTCACGTAGACCATGGTAAAACAACATTAACAGCAGCAATAACAAAGACTTTATTTGATAAGTATCAGTTAGGTGAAGCAGTAGACTTCGCTAACATAGATAAGGCACCAGAAGAAAGAGAAAGAGGAATCACAATATCAACAGCGCATGTTGAATATGAAACACCAAACAGACACTACGCACACGTAGACTGCCCAGGCCATGCGGATTATGTAAAGAACATGATAACAGGAGCAGCACAGATGGACGGTGCAATCCTAGTAGTTGCAGCAACAGATGGACCAATGCCTCAGACAAGAGAACATATCCTACTATCAAGACAGGTAGGTGTACCATATATAGTAGTATTCCTAAACAAGTGCGATATGGTAGATGATGAAGAACTATTAGAATTAGTAGAAATGGAAGTAAGAGAATTACTAAACGAATATGAATTCCCAGGAGATGATACTCCAATAGTAAGAGGATCAGCATTAATGGCATTAGAAGAGCCAGGATCAAAGTGGTCAGATATAATAGTAGATTTCTTCGAAGAAATAGATGAATATATTCCAGCACCAGAAAGAGCAGTAGACAAGGACTTCTTAATGCCAGTAGAAGACATCTTCTCAATCACAGGAAGAGGAACAGTAGCTACAGGTAGAGTAGAAAGAGGAGTATTAAAGGTATCTGATGAAGTAGAATTAGTAGGATTATCAGAACAGCCAAGAAAGGTAGTAGTAACAGGAGTAGAAATGTTTAGAAAGTTACTAGATCAGGCAGAAGCTGGAGATAATATAGGAGCACTACTAAGAGGAATCCAAAGAGATGAAATAGAAAGAGGCCAGGTATTAGCAAAGCCAGGTTCAGTACATGCACATACAAAGTTTACAGCAGAAATATATGTGTTAAAGAAAGAAGAAGGTGGTAGACATACTCCATTCTTTGATGGATATAGACCACAGTTCTATTTCAGAACAACAGACGTAACAGGTGAGTGTAAATTACCAGAAGGAATAGAAATGGTAATGCCAGGAGATAACGTAACAATAGAAGTAGACCTAATCAACTCAATATGTGTTGAAGAAGGTTTAAGATTTGCCATAAGAGAAGGTGGTAGAACGGTAGCTTCAGGAGTTGTGGCATCAATAATTGAATAA
- the sigH gene encoding RNA polymerase sporulation sigma factor SigH, translating to MSRLDNDMLSIDNGQNDLDISYLKKAKEGDKDSIDFLIDKYSPMVKSKARLYFLAGADRDDIIQEGMIGLYKAIRDYDAVKTSAFKSFADMCITRQMITAVKTSNRQKHMPLNTYISLSKPVFEDDSEKTLHEIIRDELDQDPEKLLLGKESYINTEKNIMKLLSPFEEEVLNLYLQDKSYQNIAEKLEKTVKAVDNAIQRIKRKLDKYLENSLD from the coding sequence CGATATGCTCTCAATCGATAATGGGCAAAATGATTTGGATATCAGTTACTTAAAGAAAGCTAAAGAAGGAGATAAAGATTCGATAGATTTTTTGATAGATAAATATTCTCCTATGGTAAAATCTAAGGCCAGACTATATTTTTTGGCTGGAGCAGATAGAGATGACATAATACAAGAGGGGATGATTGGATTGTACAAAGCCATTAGAGACTATGATGCTGTAAAAACATCTGCATTTAAGAGTTTTGCAGATATGTGTATAACAAGGCAGATGATCACAGCAGTAAAGACATCTAATAGGCAAAAGCACATGCCTCTCAATACTTATATTTCTCTTAGTAAACCAGTATTTGAAGATGACTCAGAAAAGACACTTCATGAGATAATAAGAGATGAGTTGGACCAAGATCCTGAAAAACTGTTATTGGGAAAAGAGAGCTATATAAATACAGAGAAAAATATAATGAAACTTTTGAGTCCATTTGAAGAAGAAGTACTGAATTTATATTTACAGGATAAAAGTTATCAAAATATAGCAGAAAAACTTGAAAAAACAGTTAAGGCAGTCGATAATGCAATACAGAGAATAAAAAGAAAATTGGATAAATATCTTGAAAATAGCTTGGATTAA